A genomic stretch from Plasmodium cynomolgi strain B DNA, chromosome 8, whole genome shotgun sequence includes:
- a CDS encoding AP endonuclease (DNA-[apurinic or apyrimidinic site] lyase;~putative) has product EGKPQIGTATLKTNQSTQQGETKKEEEVKTIVTWNMNSITVRYKNKEKWNAFMSFFNRINADVLCFQEVRLPAMNLDNVKNAKDGKRDRGRVKNTDQKSQVDFEIMEQILKKDFHNYNAYFSLANIKYSGQLVLIKRSIPVKSIRYNLSFDADPSEHHEEGRVIVAEFSNFFLLSTYTPNNGFDLIKFERRRLFDEQLKEFVSVLKNKKKNLIWTGDLNIAPEDIDLSHPAEFRRMKKGNVPKEFVGQPGCTDFERKNFRGILSAGDLIDSYRHLAKLRGNKGGAVKGEPAKGEPLKVTPGKVTGDINDNIYTWRCPFLMGKSCNKAMRIDHFIVSRDFMPNVESVDIHGYSVFHNNFYGSDHCPVILRLRGGTGSDPPSGGRSETTSG; this is encoded by the coding sequence GAGGGAAAGCCCCAAATCGGAACGGCCACTTTAAAGACGAACCAAAGTACCCAAcagggagaaacaaaaaaagaggaagaagtaaaaaCAATTGTCACATGGAATATGAACAGTATAACAGTaagatacaaaaataaagaaaaatggaatgcTTTTATGAGTTTTTTTAATCGAATAAATGCAGATGTGTTATGCTTTCAGGAGGTACGATTACCAGCCATGAATCTagataatgtaaaaaatgcaaaggatGGAAAAAGAGACAGAGGGAGAGTAAAAAACACAGATCAAAAAAGTCAAGTAGATTTTGAAATCatggaacaaattttaaaaaaagattttcaCAACTATAATGCATACTTCAGTTTGgctaacataaaatatagtGGTCAGCTggttttaataaaaaggagcatcCCGGTGAAGTCCATTCGATACAACCTCTCTTTTGATGCTGACCCTAGTGAACACCATGAGGAGGGTAGAGTCATAGTTGCTGAATTTAGcaacttttttctcttaagtACATATACACCGAATAACGGATTTGATTTAATCAAATTTGAAAGAAGGAGACTCTTCGATGAGCAGTTGAAAGAGTTTGTATccgttttgaaaaataagaaaaaaaatttgatatgGACAGGGGATCTTAACATCGCGCCGGAAGATATTGACCTATCTCACCCTGCTGAGTTTAgaagaatgaaaaaggggaatgtaCCCAAGGAGTTCGTTGGGCAGCCTGGCTGCACCGACTTTGAACGTAAGAATTTTAGGGGTATTCTCTCCGCAGGCGATTTGATCGACTCGTACAGGCACTTGGCTAAGCTAAGAGGCAACAAAGGGGGGGCTGTCAAAGGGGAGCCTGCCAAGGGGGAGCCTCTCAAAGTGACACCCGGTAAAGTGACAGGTGACATAAATGACAATATCTACACTTGGCGGTGTCCCTTCCTCATGGGGAAGAGCTGCAACAAGGCCATGCGTATCGACCACTTCATCGTGTCCAGGGACTTCATGCCGAACGTGGAGAGTGTGGATATTCACGGGTACAGCGTGTTCCATAACAACTTTTACGGCTCGGACCACTGCCCGGTGATACTAcgcctgcggggggggacaGGCAGTGATCCACCAagtgggggaagaagcgagaCAACAAGTGGG
- a CDS encoding hypothetical protein (putative) yields MIKKSDESRRILRKKLNNDITNTLLLFEKVQEWADLSNILQKLYLTIEKYDVFVDVSSKFLLFRRLSQCLNPLLPSGVHSKALIIYSVIFKKAEKNFFINSIHILCSGIFEFMLHCTINLKTIYFKNIKSILNLRENVYIFAYALLLSLFNVVDSDNNILLYIYSINNYIGEKIFFNNIWLLLLRHSEIRTNILHFLETSFSPQIHLLSKDRISMLLPFKDDLVLSSVIFCLKDKSIINQRITLSLLINNFPLSQVNLRNRRKGIPRAGGRSVDYIPRGDQHSVGNADYGVLSAEHGALESAVARSASYSARTLQGRSGRVAADGVAADGVAADGVAADRVAEDVIAAHGVAADGAMPPLRFGEKYERGNSKKRYHSDNDHEEEGDGEYSSGLAKASHGSNPLMGTTGPGGSQTLWSSNHGVGMNNRAAAYNYQDEESLRQASKEEKCEDNEKLLDHTSIGFNDHYDGGMMGEKHEVDAFDGPLPKADVKKVRYDVDRERGNLEGGGRVDIDRDGRVDVDGAGGTSSRGGRPQVGLKEEVESAASPCVLFNDVSKKIIARSVMFLLQKGDIGLNRRIFKYLYLFENNDEKNLKEGIINIENYKVFIETVIDVLQNKFHDNSQTVSHVLYTLLKNMDYLNINRLIMNKIFLFLLNFCYKNRGNKKIKQFFRNVLTLNLISFENILNIFLCTFYFLLRNYDSLLRQKAHEYTKRFTNLMNIMTYFIDFLRRMNRYVYTYFLFSFSIAILRLMSRLNLVILSLFRKYSHVKEVSERYLIEAHEVVSGRHSSLYYFFFFVTHYNNYYLNRCFVLLARESAFFRAIVRRRGGAYGGSYVSANQGAFPNQGAFPNQGAFPNQGAFPNQGAFPNQVPPPVEEKRNKMQKIGEARVYDDEDGYNSPESKIKYEQYSNEKELKIRMADTSMDYMKRKVKKKIFESGLNSVSAANTGSIYKVTNLQRAEAEGNYGSHVNSSRGHLNEGASNSRGHLGISTHPGHSGGGGLVSSYRVKLENDERFFSILLKYREKLRRNLNDAIVRNSDLFFFTNNYEYVIFLFYNYHLLVEKEHVNRSCYFFLKHILKNCSCDNEDKFYFWCVLFLHVVRINFNRSLLRGSKPTDGEVDSPVGVGKLYCGKRAKAPQGEESPAGGGALMESQLKSQKNERNQSKQNVQSKQHVQNVQNVQNVQNVQKNHAGEYTEMRTMEELKGKKRNTPHNHFANTEQALLFSITFLEGVLIYANKIVKRIFHYIKMLRKNKKFIKIFFDINYLYFFCDNMYCLKIWRDSIKCKDDYELTINVRVILEFILNNKTSEYHIIHSNFYNLTHDVFKLYNRNNTLINYYMIKFIKSNKKNLAYILDNIVISMFDLINEIEEGLVSCGAVDGASYEEVALSGGLPLASGGLPLASGGMPLASGGLPVAGGGLPLSSGGLPLASGGLPLSSGGAAMSAQRISAQSNYEKCLRKLKCKFDYINFFFTGIENFILWLYKHRVSKKIYNARNKMSLQNYEKNLHIVMCYICTEGNLSAAYFRNYLDVFFLLFLKIIYINENVGEIGTGAGDSAISAVSAVSGTNNANVSNGVSDDQAASSANPANSANPANTANSATPDKAAPPDNSANPAPPAHSGALQKEKNSLKQSMLLEFKRDVINLITHILYCAYSYNKKMDYIKILNSYYRQIIHHILFLYFYFTLKKYYSLQIQLISFIKNILPLYETNTDKNVFSCDVLEKDITFRKVMKHTNYEEFILASKYHYELINRNNLRVKNDVFIFSILRKSMTIIFNFNEQVIYKETIIYLIENIILEKDVKDELKTQLKFQNRFEYDGNITVDDIENSLCEGKISTAAFCTVFSIKTDDKFVNVQQKNISTLFSVIFNLYAYLKKRLRVYCRSNRSLLTHDDRNAPPNSSHYNNGSSMYNNGSSMYNNGSNMYNNGSNMYNNNSSVYNNNGSMYNENGGPVGAGAGSGTIDPAGGTVDPLNTSNNDGGMFANVFAQGSNEQMGGGSDYLVQNYGQDNASFSFPGEINVDGEFAHGNGGTVGAYPNGKYIYRENLNQGRGEVMTQGIYRKGDGLNNVVVSSGAYPSAYYGSVGYEHEQIRMDETMHGDALGVGGSQQRGGNLGGGNPGVGLLRSDMQGGESPRQQMHDVKNGTFSSNQLASVMGEVGMETGPVGVTTGGRADGAASAAMGSLTKDFSFNMQNENVFAKTDDSTLALSNRIEHSFLYRGKIKSNGASNEGSKRNKKILLLKVCLRNIISINKLLYFVTRSDFLFIDNLYIIFKEYISKRKEYNDDKVEESDDDTASSTHEHRNRFLKSVMRVGRMGNGQQQEGGDNDEGDGEGDDEEEDDEEDDDDDDSCDGNYNDSENDYDRDDYNEYNYEGNDHDSDYDDSDSDHDEQKIIQEHVDHFVDDKGAIMGRANINKGMSSGKKKRKKERIREYFRREKKLLKKFNFIGKFSKSSMKKSMIVMNKSGEFMEKKKLSFSLTLLTEFHDDILVKILDDLLNYYEKYKTKININEFMNFVFHIYLNICTLTKRIINCIYQFYVFTHKENYADFSKYYE; encoded by the exons atgataaaaaagtCGGACGAGTCGAGGCGAATCCTGAGGAAAAAACTGAACAACGACATAACAAACACCCTGTTGCTATTCGAAAAGGTACAAGAATGGGCAGACCTAAGCAACATCCTGCAGAAATTATATCTCACAATAGAAAAGTACGATGTCTTTGTGGACGTATCATCCAAGTTTCTCCTATTTAGGAGGTTATCCCAATGCCTGAATCCGTTGCTACCCTCAGGAGTACATTCAAAGGCGTTGATCATCTATTCggtcatttttaaaaaagcagaaaaaaatttttttataaatagcATCCACATACTATGTTCAGGCATCTTCGAATTTATGTTACATTGTACAATTAATTTGAAGActatttattttaagaacATAAAAAGCATTCTGAATTTACGAGAAAATGTTTACATTTTCGCATATGCTCTCCTCCTTTCTCTCTTTAACGTGGTCGATAGTGATAACAATATTTTGCTGTATATTTATTCtattaataattacattggagaaaaaatattttttaataatatatggcTACTTCTACTGAGACATAGCGAAATTAGGACcaacattttgcattttttggaaaCGTCATTCAGTCCACAAATACATTTACTGTCCAAGGATAGAATTAGcatgcttcttccttttaagGACGACTTGGTTTTGTCctctgttattttttgtttaaaggATAAGAGTATCATTAATCAGAGAATCACATTAAGCTTGCTgattaataattttcctcTTAGTCAGGTGAATTTGAGGAATCGAAGGAAAGGGATTCCTCGTGCTGGAGGTAGGAGTGTTGATTATATTCCACGTGGAGATCAACATAGTGTAGGAAATGCCGATTATGGTGTGCTCAGCGCGGAGCATGGAGCTCTCGAGTCGGCGGTCGCGAGGTCCGCGTCCTACAGCGCGCGTACTCTGCAGGGGAGGAGCGGTAGGGTGGCGGCGGATGGGGTAGCAGCAGATGGGGTAGCAGCAGATGGGGTAGCGGCGGATAGGGTAGCGGAAGATGTGATAGCAGCACACGGAGTAGCGGCGGATGGGGCGATGCCTCCCCTGCGCTTCGGCGAGAAGTACGAGCGAGGGAACTCCAAAAAGAGATACCACAGTGACAATGACCACGAGGAGGAAGGTGATGGGGAGTATAGCAGCGGGTTGGCAAAGGCAAGTCATGGTAGCAACCCTCTCATGGGGACAACAGGTCCAGGAGGGAGTCAAACACTATGGAGCAGTAACCACGGGGTGGGCATGAACAACAGAGCTGCTGCATATAATTATCAGGATGAGGAATCACTTAGGCAAGCAAGTAAGGAAGAAAAGTGTGAAGACAACGAAAAGTTGTTAGATCATACGAGCATCGGATTTAATGACCACTATGATGGAGGCATgatgggggagaagcacgAAGTGGATGCGTTCGATGGACCCCTCCCCAAGGCTGATGTGAAGAAGGTGAGATATGATGTCGACCGGGAGAGAGGCAATTTAGAAGGAGGTGGCAGGGTCGACATAGATAGAGATGGCAGGGTCGACGTAGATGGAGCTGGGGGGACTTCTTCCCGTGGAGGACGCCCCCAAGTGGGGCTAAAGGAAGAAGTCGAGTCGGCAGCTAGCCCCTGCGTACTGTTCAACGACGtaagtaaaaaaatcatcGCACGCAGTGTTATGTTCCTattgcaaaaaggagatatCGGATTAAACAGAAGAATTTTCAAGTACCTCTATCTGTTCGAAAATAACGAtgaaaagaatttgaaaGAAGGAATTATTAACatagaaaattacaaagtaTTCATAGAAACAGTGATAGAcgttcttcaaaataaattccATGACAACTCACAGACTGTGTCACATGTCCTTTATACTCtcctaaaaaatatggactacctaaatataaacagactcattatgaataaaatttttctttttcttttgaatttttgttataaaaatagggGGAATAAGAAGAtaaagcaattttttcggAACGTTTTgacattaaatttaattagttttgaaaatattttgaatattttcctttgcaCGTTTTACTTCCTCTTGAGGAATTACGATAGCTTATTGAGACAGAAGGCTCATGAGTACACTAAGAGATTCACAAATCTGATGAATATTATGACTTATTTTATTGATTTCTTACGTAGAATGAATCGGTACGTATACAcgtactttttattttcgtttaGTATTGCTATTTTGAGACTGATGAGTCGCTTGAATTTGGTTATCCTTTCTTTGTTTAGAAAGTACAGTCACGTGAAGGAGGTGAGCGAGAGGTACTTGATCGAGGCGCATGAGGTGGTCTCCGGTCGGCACAGCTCGCTGtactacttcttcttcttcgtgaCGCACTATAACAACTACTACCTGAACCGGTGCTTCGTGCTTCTGGCCAGGGAGAGCGCCTTCTTCCGCGCGATCGTGCGCCGGCGGGGCGGCGCGTATGGCGGCTCGTATGTCAGCGCGAATCAGGGGGCCTTCCCAAATCAGGGGGCCTTCCCGAATCAGGGGGCCTTCCCGAATCAGGGGGCCTTCCCGAATCAGGGGGCCTTCCCGAATCAGGTGCCCCCCCCCGTGGAGGagaagaggaacaaaatgCAGAAGATCGGGGAGGCGCGCGTCTACGATGATGAGGATGGGTACAACTCACCAgagagtaaaataaaatacgaGCAGTACAGCAACGAGAAGGAACTCAAAATAAGGATGGCTGATACGTCTATGGATTATATGAAGCgcaaagtgaagaaaaaaatatttgagaGCGGTTTGAACAGCGTGTCCGCTGCGAACACGGGTAGCATTTACAAAGTGACTAATTTGCAGAGGGCAGAAGCGGAGGGGAATTACGGCTCACATGTGAATAGTAGCAGAGGCCATTTGAACGAAGGTGCAAGTAACAGTAGAGGTCACTTAGGGATATCTACCCACCCCGGTCACAGTGGGGGGGGTGGTCTCGTTAGCAGCTACAGAGTGAAGCTCGAAAATGACGAGCGATTTTTCTCAATACTGCTAAAGTATAGAGAAAAATTGAGGCGCAATTTGAACGACGCGATAGTAAGGAATAGCGATCTGTTCTTCTTCACGAATAACTACGAGtatgtgatttttttattttacaattacCATCTGCTAGTGGAGAAGGAACATGTGAACAGAAgctgctacttttttttgaaacacattttgaagaactGCTCCTGTGACAATGAGGATAAGTTTTACTTCTGGTGTGTTTTGTTTCTGCACGTGGTtagaataaattttaatagaTCTCTACTTAGGGGTTCGAAGCCGACCGATGGGGAGGTGGACAGTCCGGTTGGAGTCGGCAAGCTGTACTGTGGGAAGCGGGCCAAGGCCCCGCAGGGGGAGGAGTCCCCGGCAGGGGGGGGCGCCCTGATGGAGAGCCAGCTGAAGAGCCAGAAGAACGAGAGGAACCAAAGTAAGCAGAATGTGCAGAGTAAGCAGCATGTGCAGAATGTGCAGAATGTGCAGAATGTGCAGAATGTGCAGAAGAACCACGCAGGGGAGTACACCGAAATGAGGACCATGGAGGAGctgaaggggaagaagagaaacACCCCGCATAACCACTTTGCCAACACGGAGCAGGCACTCCTGTTCAGCATTACATTCCTGGAGGGGGTACTGATCTACGCCAACAAAATAGTTAAGCGAATATTCCATTACATCAAAatgttgagaaaaaataaaaaatttataaaaatatttttcgataTCAactatttgtattttttctgtgaTAATATGTATTGCTTGAAGATTTGGAGAGACTCTATAAAATGCAAAGATGACTACGAGTTGACAATAAACGTGAGAGTAATTttggaatttattttaaataataagaCAAGTGAGTACCATATTATCCACTCAAATTTTTACAACCTCACTCATGATGTATTTAAGTTATACAATCGGAACAACACTCTCATCAATTACTACATGATTAAGTTTataaaaagcaacaaaaagaATTTGGCCTACATTTTGGATAACATAGTTATTAGTATGTTTGATTTGATTAACGAGATTGAGGAGGGACTAGTATCCTGTGGAGCGGTTGACGGTGCGAGTTACGAGGAGGTAGCGTTGAGCGGTGGGTTGCCTTTGGCCAGCGGCGGGTTGCCTTTGGCTAGCGGCGGGATGCCTTTGGCCAGCGGCGGGTTGCCTGTGGCTGGCGGTGGGTTGCCTCTCTCGAGCGGCGGGTTGCCTCTGGCTAGCGGCGGGCTGCCCCTCTCGAGCGGCGGTGCTGCCATGAGCGCCCAACGCATAAGCGCGCAGAGCAACTATGAAAAGTGCTTGCGGAAACTGAAGTGCAAATTTGATTacataaacttttttttcacgggCATCGAAAATTTCATTCTGTGGTTGTACAAGCACAGggtgagtaaaaaaatttacaatgcAAGGAACAAGATGTCGCTGCAGAATTATGAGAAGAACCTGCACATAGTCATGTGCTACATTTGCACCGAGGGGAACTTAAGCGCTGCTTACTTTAGGAACTACCTCGACGTGTTCTTCTTGCTGTTTTTGAAGATCATTTATATTAACGAGAACGTGGGGGAGATCGGGACCGGCGCGGGCGACAGTGCCATTAGCGCGGTTAGCGCGGTTAGCGGCACGAATAACGCCAACGTCAGTAATGGAGTTAGTGACGATCAGGCCGCTAGCTCAGCTAACCCAGCTAACTCCGCCAACCCAGCCAACACAGCTAACTCCGCCACCCCTGATAAGGCCGCTCCCCCTGATAACTCCGCCAATCCCGCCCCCCCCGCGCATAGCGGCGCCCtgcagaaggaaaagaacTCGCTGAAGCAGAGCATGCTGCTGGAGTTCAAGCGAGACGTGATCAACCTCATCACACACATATTATACTGTGCATACAgttacaacaaaaaaatggattacataaaaatactCAACAGCTACTACCGACAAATCATTCATCACATTCTATTCCTGTACTTTTATTTCACCCTAAAGAAATATTACAGTTTGCAAATCCAGCTCATCagtttcataaaaaatatacttccCCTGTACGAAACGAATACagacaaaaatgtgttttccTGTGATGTATTAGAGAAGGACATTACATTTAGGAAGGTCATGAAACACACCAATTATGAGGAATTTATTTTAGCTAGCAAGTACCATTATGAATTAATTAACAGAAATAATTTACgtgtaaaaaatgacgtaTTCATATTTAGTATCCTCAGGAAAAGTATGAcgattatatttaattttaatgaacAGGTAATATACAAAGAGacaattatttatttgattgaaaatattattttggAGAAGGATGTGAA AGATGAATTAAAAACACAACTAAAATTTCAAAACAGATTCGAATACGATGGAAATATAACTGTTGATGATATTGAGAATAGTTTATGTGAAGGTAAAATATCCACTGCTGCTTTTTGTACCGTTTTTTCTATCAAAACTGATGATAAATTTGTGAATGTACagcagaaaaatatttcgacTCTCTTTTCTGTTATCTTCAATTTGTATGCCTATTTGAAGAAGAGGCTTAGGGTGTACTGTCGGAGTAATAGAAGCCTTCTCACTCACGATGATCGGAACGCCCCTCCGAACAGCAGCCACTACAACAACGGCAGTAGCATGTACAACAACGGCAGTAGCATGTACAACAACGGCAGCAACATGTACAACAACGGCAGCAACATGTACAACAACAATAGCAGtgtgtataataataatggaAGCATGTATAATGAGAATGGCGGTCCCGTCGGAGCAGGAGCTGGTAGTGGAACCATCGACCCGGCTGGTGGAACTGTGGACCCACTTAACACCAGCAACAACGATGGTGGCATGTTTGCCAACGTGTTTGCTCAAG GCAGCAACGAGCAAATGGGCGGAGGGAGCGACTACCTGGTGCAGAATTACGGACAGGACAACGcaagtttttccttcccagGGGAGATTAACGTTGACGGTGAGTTCGCCCATGGGAATGGTGGAACAGTGGGGGCGTACCCAAACGGGAAGTATATTTATCGTGAAAATTTGAACCAAGGGAGGGGCGAGGTGATGACTCAAGGCATTTACCGAAAGGGAGACGGTTTGAACAACGTCGTGGTGAGCAGCGGGGCCTATCCAAGCGCGTACTACGGAAGCGTTGGGTATGAACATGAGCAGATTCGAATGGACGAGACGATGCATGGGGATGCGTTGGGAGTGGGGGGAAGTCAGCAGAGAGGAGGTAACCTGGGAGGGGGCAATCCAGGAGTAGGTCTTTTACGAAGCGACATGCAAGGAGGGGAGTCCCCCCGCCAGCAGATGCACGACGTGAAGAACGGGACGTTTAGCAGCAATCAGTTGGCGAGTGTAATGGGTGAGGTGGGCATGGAGACGGGCCCTGTAGGAGTGACCACAGGAGGGAGAGCAGACGGAGCGGCATCAGCAGCGATGGGGTCTCTCACGAAGGACTTCAGCTTCAATATGCAGAACGAAAATGTATTTGCGAAGACGGACGATAGTACGCTAGCCTTGTCCAATCGAATCGAACACTCCTTCCTGTACAGAGGGAAAATAAAGAGCAACGGTGCCTCGAACGAAGGATCcaagagaaacaaaaagataCTCCTACTGAAGGTGTGCCTACGGAACATCATTTCGATAAATAAATTGCTTTATTTCGTGACGAGAAGCGACTTCCTCTTTATAGATAATCTTTACATTATCTTTAAGGAGTACATCTCGAAGAGGAAGGAGTACAATGACGACAAGGTGGAGGAGTCGGATGACGACACGGCTTCGTCCACACATGAACACAGGAATCGGTTTTTGAAGAGCGTCATGAGGGTGGGTCGCATGGGGAACGGTCAGCAGCAAGAGGGGGGTGACAACGACGAAGGGGATGGCGAAGGggatgacgaggaggaggacgacgaggAGGATGACGACGATGACGACAGCTGCGACGGAAACTACAACGACAGTGAAAACGACTACGATAGGGACGACTACAACGAGTACAACTATGAAGGGAACGACCACGATAGCGACTACGACGACAGCGACAGCGACCACGATGAGCAGAAAATTATTCAAGAGCACGTGGACCATTTCGTTGATGATAAGGGAGCGATCATGGGACGGGCAAACATCAACAAGGGAATGAgcagcggaaaaaaaaaaagaaaaaaggaaagaataaGAGAATACTtcaggagggaaaaaaaattgttaaaaaaatttaattttattggAAAATTTAGTAAAAGCTcgatgaaaaaaagtatgattgttatgaacaagtcaggtgaatttatggaaaaaaaaaaattatcattttcgCTAACTCTGTTAACAGAATTTCATGACGACATACTGGTGAAAATTTTGGAcgatttattaaattattatgagaaatataagacaaaaattaacataaatgAGTTTATGAATTTTGTGTTTCACATTTATTTGAACATTTGCACACTTACGAAGAGAATTATTAACTGcatttatcaattttatgttttcactcataaagaaaattacgCAGACTTCTCAAAATATTATGAGTAG
- a CDS encoding hypothetical protein (putative), translated as MAFRFKREGCYSKNRLSELFRKNQSFVNQLMYDVTAFHYDNYMKNKIRQSIMNNYNNIEKIQSMLSLINGDKENAFKIKTGHFLFRVGVPVITPHIQQTNEFAENNNYVYNFKTIKRKYLKDAYDSYKHKIGGTDPSVPLFYKHK; from the exons ATGGCGTTCAGGTTTAAGCGGGAAGGATGCTACAGCAAAAACAGGCTAAGCGAGCTGTTCCGAAAAAACCAGAGCTTCGTCAACCAGCTCATGTACGACGTCACGGCCTTCCACTACGATAAttacatgaaaaataaaattcgtCAGAGCATAATGAATAACTACAACA acattgaaaaaatacaGTCCATGCTAAGCCTGATAAACGGCGACAAGGAAAATGCcttcaaaattaaaacgg GACACTTCCTCTTCCGCGTCGGAGTGCCAGTCATAACGCCGCACATCCAGCAGACCAACGAGTTCGCAGAAAACAACAACTACGTGTACAACTTTAAAACCATCAAAAGGAAGTACCTCAAAGATGCTTACGATTCGTACAAGCACAAAATTGGCGGGACCGACCCCTCCGTTCCCCTTTTCTACAAGCATAAGTGA
- a CDS encoding hypothetical protein (putative) has product MIEEGNYDRGEMDDNDDDDEDEEDEDTGVVKRRGNKRSDRREGEENDQHRDNEDDFEKYYARHSNKEDKNITSYSTYPNIYNDQTKKYLTERSNIEYDDYKGFEQMSLKSQYRKQFYELLDNVLRIKKDNTLLFYICSLSFLNSVEDIMILMLIPLTSIYISEFFYISSIFVQLLIAVILISLTKCFENISYYSNKRNIIALKDIFIGIILSGASLLFFFFPFLMINHLNIYSFLIFYIFCCLFYFFFSTNLKTTLSRNLQKYVRESKTDIYNFVGLFMSFVNLLFVILTTFFLSVMDNYVINYVMICFFLICLLGLLYAWATATLKDSS; this is encoded by the exons ATGATCGAAGAAGGGAATTACGATAGAGGTGAAATGGATGAcaatgacgatgatgatgaggatgaggaggatgaagaTACGGGTGTTGTGAAGAGACGTGGAAATAAACGATCAGATAGacgagaaggagaagaaaatgatcAACATCGTGATAATGAAGACGACTTTGAGAAGTACTACGCTAGACATAGCAACAAGGAAGATAAGAATATCACATCTTACAGTACGTACCCAAACATTTACAATGATCAAACGAAGAAATACCTCACGGAACGATCCAACATCGAGTATGACGATTATAAAGGATTCGAGCAGATGTCCTTGAAGAGTCAATACAGAAAGCAATTTTATGAACTGCTTGATAATGTCCTTCGGATTAAGAAGGATAACACGTTGCtcttttatatatgttcCCTCTCGTTCCTCAATAGTGTAGAAGACATCATGATCCTCATGCTCATCCCCCTGACCTCTATCTACATCTCGGAGTTCTTCTACATTAGTAGTATTTTCGTGCAGCTCCTCATTGCCGTCATCTTGATTTCCCTCACCAAGTGCTTCGAGAATATATCCTACTACTCCAATAAGAGAAATATTATCGCGCTGAAGGACATCTTTAT CGGAATCATCCTGTCCGGAGCCTCCCTcctgttctttttcttccccttcctgaTGATCAACCACCTGAACATCTAcagctttttaattttctacattttctgttgccttttttactttttcttctcgaCCAACTTGAAGACGAC GCTCTCCCGAAACCTACAGAAGTACGTACGGGAATCCAAGACGGACATTTACAACTTCGTAGGTCTCTTCATGTCCTTCGTGAATCTTTTGTTTGTCATTCTGACgaccttcttcctttcgGTAATGGACAACTATGTCATTAACTACGTGATgatttgcttctttttgatTTGCCTGTTGGGCCTGCTCTACGCCTGGGCCACCGCCACTCTGAAGGACTCCAGTTAG